GCGAGAGCACGGACTTCGCCGAGATCCAGCTCTCGCACATCCGGACGTTCCGCGAGCACCACCCCGCCGGGCGGATCTCGCAGGGCCTCGTCGTCGTCCCGACCGACAGCGCGACGCCGGAACAGCGGGCGAAATACGAGGCCTACGCCGAAAAACGGCTGCCACGCACCGCGGAACCACAGGGCCCGGCGCGCATGCTGTTCTCCCCCGACTTCGTCGGCACGTCCGCGGAGATCGCCGGGCGGCTGCACGAGCACGCCGCGTTCCGCGAGGTCGACGAGGTGGCTTTCGCCCTGCCGTTCAGCTTCGAACACGAAGACTACGTGCAGATCCTCACCGACATCGCGGAACGGCTCGGCCCGTTGCTGGGACGCTGAATTACTTGTTGGTGCCCGGCGTCAGCACCTTGTCGATCACGAAGACCGTGGCGTTCTTGGTGGGGATGTTGCCGCACAGGATCTTCGCGCCGTTGACCGTCATGTTCTCGCCGGAGCCCTCGATCTTCACCGGGCCGCCGGCGGTGTTCAGGGTGTCGACCGAACCCGCGGCCGCGAGCCCCTTGGCGTCGTAGCGCTTGCCGACGACGTGGTACTGCAGGATCGGCGCCAGCTCGGCGGGCTTGCCGGCCAGTTCGGCGAACTTGGCGTCGCCGAGCGCGGCGAACGCGGGGTCGGCGGGCGCGAACACCGTGATGGCTTCCTGGCTGTTCAGCGTGTCGACCAGGTTGGTGGCCTTGACCGCCGCCACCAGCTTGGTCAGCAGCGGGTTCGTCGACGCGGCCGAGGCGACCGGCTGCGGGCCCATCGAGTCCAGCGAACCGGGCGCGGCCCCCTGCGGCAACTGGGAACAGGCCGGGCCGAAGACGTCGGCGTTGGTGGTCACGCCGTTGCCGGCACCGGAAGCCATACTGGACGACGGCGCGGGCACCGACGACGGCATCGAGCTGCTGGAACTGCCCGACGAAGCGGTGTCGCTGCCGCTGCACGCGGTCAGCGAAAGCGCGGCGACAGCGGCGACGCCGATTCCGGCGACACGAAGCTTGGTCACGAAAATCACTCCAATTAGCGGCTGATAACTGCTTCTTACCCTTGATTCGGAACTGCGGTCAAAACAGATTGCCCCCATTCGGGTGATCCGGGTCATCGCGCCGTGAAGGCGATGCTGTGCCACCCCGTCGCGCCGTCGGGTACGGTTCCGGCGCGCATTTCGGTCTGCGTGTACCCGCTTTTGTCGGTCGCCCGGCAGACGACCTGGTGACCGCCGGGTGCGACGTCGAACTCGAGCCACCACATCCGCCAGGTGTTCAGGT
This window of the Amycolatopsis balhimycina FH 1894 genome carries:
- a CDS encoding fasciclin domain-containing protein, whose protein sequence is MTKLRVAGIGVAAVAALSLTACSGSDTASSGSSSSSMPSSVPAPSSSMASGAGNGVTTNADVFGPACSQLPQGAAPGSLDSMGPQPVASAASTNPLLTKLVAAVKATNLVDTLNSQEAITVFAPADPAFAALGDAKFAELAGKPAELAPILQYHVVGKRYDAKGLAAAGSVDTLNTAGGPVKIEGSGENMTVNGAKILCGNIPTKNATVFVIDKVLTPGTNK